The Scylla paramamosain isolate STU-SP2022 unplaced genomic scaffold, ASM3559412v1 Contig2, whole genome shotgun sequence nucleotide sequence ctcttgagaacccggctaggcatctctgtggccttggaaaacagtcgagGTGGGAAAGCAGACTGTTTATGAATACTGGCCTCATGTTAtatacacttacacacacacacacacacacacacacacacacacacaaaacagtcGAGGTGAGAGAGTAGACCGTTTATGAATACTGGCCTCATGTTAtatacacttacacacacacacacacacacacacacacacacacacacacacgtacatacatataaaggGTGGTTtacgtacatacaaacatatatacgtacatacaaaaaTACGTACATGGGTGCTttcatgtgcgtgtgtgaatATTAGTGCACACGTGTGAGTTaccatgtgcacacacacacacacacacacacacacacattgattcattcatatactctctctctctctctctctctctctctctctctctctctctctctctctctctctctctctctctctctctctctctctcacctttcctctccttcgacaccccctccccatctcccctctccttcgccccctccaccccttccctcttctctccccgtgctggtggtggcgagggtggggcgggggggaggggggaggggcggcGCTCCTTCGATGACGTCATCAGCAAGGTCACGTGACGCCCTAAAGAGAACCTGGTGGCTCCCCTCCTCCAGTgcctgggggggagggggaggagaaggaggtatagaagaagaaaagaaaaagaagaagcagaagaaaggaagaagaagaagaagaagaagaagaagaagaagaagaggaagaagaagaagaagaagaagaagaagaagatttaaAATGgagagcagaaagaaagaaaaaagaaagattattattattatttttgttattattattattattattatattatttttattattattattattattattattatcatcatcatcatcatcatcatcattatcatcatcactatcagagagagagagagagagagagagagagagagagagagagagagagagagagagagagagagagagagagagagagactcacctgtgggggatcctgagggaggtggaggggggcggggggagcCTCAGGTGGGACGCTGATTATCCTCCCCACCGCCTCAGACtctgcaatagtagtagtagtagtagtagtagtagtagtagtagtagttagtgaatcagttaggttaggttaggttaggttaggtcaggttaggttaggttaggttaggttaggttaggttaggttaggtcaggttaggttaggttaggtcaggttaggttaggttaggttaggtcaggttaggttaggttaggttaggtcaggttaggtcaggttaggttaggttagttagttcGTTTATTCGTTCTTACCTGAGGCGGGGgtggtaacatgctcaaaattTCTGGGATCTTGAGTGGGGGGGacgagggggggagggggagaggaccACTCTTTCACCCTTCTCTCACACcatgaccctcctcctcctcctcctcctcctcctcctcctactgccgttgctgctgctactcgcCTCCTGAAGgtatcatcgtcatcagcagGATAGTCCCAGCCTGCCTCTGCTTGCGGTTCCTTGGGGTGATGGGGAATGAAGGGGGAAagggttagtagtagtattagtagtagtagtagtagtggtagtagtagtagtagtagtagtggttgtggtggtggtcgtggtggtggtggtggtggtggtggtgggaggaggaagaagcggagaaggaggaggaggaggaggacacagaaaaatatgaaaaggagaagtagaaaaagagaaggaaatggtaaacaacaacaacaacaagaacaacaacaacaacaacaacaacaacaacaacagcaactgaactcttagctctgaactccgtctagggaaacaatgcatagaagccagaaacaaggcaaatagggtactaggattcatttttaggagtgttaaaagtagaaggcctgaagtaatattaaagttatacttggcgctggtcagacctcatctagactacgctgtgcagttccggtccccacattacaggaaagatataggtctaatagaatcagtacagaggagaatgactaaaaggatacaggggatgaggagtattccttacgaggcgaggttgaagctgttaaatttacattctttagagagacgtaggttaagaggggacctgatagaagtctttaagtgtaagggttataacaagggagatgtaagcaaaattgttaggctcagcaaccaggacagaacaagaaataacgggttcaagcttgaaaaatttatgtttaggaaggagatagaaagaaattggttctcagatagagtggtggatgagtggaacggactcagcaatcatgtagttagtggtgggacattagagagctttaagagaagattacacGGGTTAATGGATGGGGTGACACGTGGAAATAGGCAGatacatttcatacagggactgccacgtgtaggcctagtcacttcttgcagcttcctttatttcttatgttcctatgttcaCAACACCAAGGTTTTAATATCGAGGTTAGTTTACCTTTTGAAGGCGTGGTGTCCTTATAACGAGGTTGTCTGAGTGTGGGCGGCggagtgtgggcgtgtgtgggcggGGCTCCATGTGGGGGGCGGGGGcggacctgagagagagagagagagagagagagagagagagagagagttaccatttcttctcatttattttatttatttatttatttatttacttgtttattttcttacctgGTTGGAGGAaaattctctttcttcctgtcctcGTCATCTGTCTCACCTGCaattaattaataaagtaaTTACACCGGTAgggttattaatattattattatcattgtactttttttagtctctctctctctctctctctcacccgggTGCAGAGTGTAACGCCACGCCAGCAGCTCCTCTCCCACAGGGGCGTGCGGGGGCGCCTTCACAGGATCCCCcgcctccagctcctcctccagccactcCGGGTCctcctaatagtagtagtagtagtagtagtagtggtagtagtagtagtagtgttaggaGAAATATCATTACTACAACTAATATTAtcaggttagtagtagtagtggtggtggtggtagtggtgttagaagtagttgttgttgcattggtaatagtagtagtagtagtagtagtagtagtagtagtagtaaacaaataacaataatgataatataaataatatacaATTCTtccttactaccaccaccaccaccaccaccaccactccctcacctccacatCCTGGGTCTggttgggggaggggggcggggagggggcggggtCCCTTCTCAGCTGATCTACTATATACTCCAACTGTTTTCTTTGGTCCGTGTCGCTCACCTGCGCGcgcacacagatagataaacagatagatagtttaattgacacacacacacacacacacacacacacacacacacacacacacacaccacattgaATACAGCTCTTGAGATCAGTGAGGTTAAACAACGGTGCCTCTgattagtacttggatgggtgaccctTTGAACACAAcgttactgacacacacacacacacacacacacacacacacacagatagacagttGATTGACCACACATAACTAAtacaacacacgcacaaacacacattatTGCCACTGTTATTATTTTGAACAGGTGTGTGGGAACTAATTAGCATTACCTTGGCCAGGTGCTCCAGGGCGTCGTCCAGGTGAGTGTCAAGGGCGTGCTGGCGTAGGTCGGGGTGGGAGAGCAGGCTGAACAGGGCGCCGGTGATGTAGGGCACGacctgcatacacacacacacacacacacacacacacacacacacacacacacacacacacacacacacacacacacacaagaaagatagaacaatattaacaaaaacacacataagagaaaaataaggatattatcacacacacacacacacacacacacacacacacacacacacactctctctctctctctctctctctctctctctctctctctctctacacttacATGGGCAGGCAGAGCAGGCAGCAGGCGGGTGAGAGCAGGCAGGAGGGTAGGGCTAAGGGGCAGACACCTCTCCCGGCCAGCACTTCTCAATGTTAAGTTCATAAGCAAAGCCGCGGCGTACTCCTGTGTATAGGTGGGTAGCGTGTGGCCTGCTTGTAGTGTGCAGGCCAGCCACTCCACCGCCCCGCCTGCCACCAGCCACTCCTGCACCTCCGGCCTGTACATGAAGAAGTAGGCGGTGAAGgagggtaggttaagttaggttaggttaagttaggttaggttaagttaggttaggttaggttaggttaggttaggttaggttaggttaagttaggttaggttaggttaagttaggttaggttaagttaggttaggttaggttaggttaggttaggttaggttaggtttggttaggttaggggtggTGTGGATGAGAATTATGAAGGATGAagagtgaaggatgaaggatgaaggaagtggTAGAAGGTAAAGTGAAGGAAGTGGTAGAAGGtaaagtgaaggaaggcaggaaggtaggaaggaaggtttgtgaaagatgaaggaaggtttTTAAAAAGGAatggtggaaggaaagggagtaattgagaagaaaggaaggagagaaggaaggaaaggaaaggatagaaagaaagaaaataggaaagagaaaccagaaataaataaagaatggacgatgaaaaggaaaaagaaaagaaagaaaagagagaaaataagagaacaaaatttgagaaatataagagaaagaacaaaacaaaacaaaacaaaacaaaacacacacacacacacacacacacacacacacacacacataaacactaaactaaagaaaagaaagaaaaaatactgtgattcacctctctctctctctctctctctctctctctctctctctctctctctctctctctctctctctctctctctctctctctctctcacctgatggACAGTTTCTGCAACGCGGCAAGGGTCATGTCACCTGTAGTAGGATCGAGAGGTTCACCCTTAAGAGCTGCCAGGAGGACGCCACACACCTCCTCtctgtggggggaggaggaggaggaggaggaggaggaggaggaggaggaggaggaggaggatgaggaggaggaagagttagtGAGTGATAAAggtcaagaagagagagattagtgaaagagaagaggaagatgaggagaaggaagaagatagagaagaatggaagaaagggaaggaatggaatgcaaaggaatacaaaggaaagccaaacaccAACAGACCTTTTtctccttgcaaggctgtttggtaactacttctaactaccTGCGGGGAAGAGGGACAGGACAACACAGCAGAGGgctcccccccacccaccactccctccagcttgcggaagaagaggaggaggaggaggaggaggaggaggaggaggaggaggaggaagaagaaaggaggtatTTATATCATTACTTATTgttaacacctctctctctctctctctctctctctctctctctctctctctctctctctactcacgtGGCGAGGTAGGCGCGTCCTGCAGAGAAGGCTGTGAGGGCGTTGACCAGCCTCGCCACAGCCTGCCCTAATACCCTGGGCTGAGGGCTGCTGAGGGCGCCTGCCAACCTCGCCCAGGACCTGTACCCACCCCGCAGGCCCACCACGTCCCCCCGCACGAAGGCCGTCACCACAGCCTGCCGCACTGACCCGCTGGTGACCCGTGTGATCCTCTGGAAGCAGGGCAGGGGACAggaggataggttaggttaggttaggttaggttaggttaggttaggttaggtttggtttggttagattaggttaggtttggtttggttaggtttggttaggttaggttaggttaggttaggttaggttaggtttggtttggttagattaggttaggtttggtttggttaggtttggttaggttaggttaggtttggttaggttaggttaggataggttaggttaagttaggttaggttaggttgggttaggtttggtttggttaagttaggttaggttaggttaggtttggtttgtttaggttaggttaggttaggttgggttaggtttggtttggttaagttaggttaggttaggttaggtttggtttgtttaggttaggttaggttaggttgggttaggtttggtttggttaggttaggttgggttaggtttggtttggttaagttaggttaggttaggttaggtttggtttgtttaggttaggttaggttaggttgggttaggtttggtttggttaggttaggttaggttaggtttggtttggtttggtttggttaggttaggttaggttaggttaggttaggtttggtttggttaggtttggtttggttaggttaggtttggtttggtttggtttggtttggttaagttaggttaggttaggtttggttaggttagactaggttaggtttggttagttaaAGTtggttgctactactactactactactactactactactactaccaccaccaccaccacaactgtactaccaccactattctcaccaccattattactactactactactactacaatacctATCacactcccccaccccctctctctttctctctctctctctcatccccaagCCATctgccccaccccaccccatctCTCACCTGCCGAAGTGCCTGCAGGAGAAGGAGTACGTGAGTCTCAGGGGCACCTCCAAGGTCAATCCTCACCCTGCCGAAGTCCAAAGCGGGGAGAGGGGCGTTGAGAGAAGGCCTTGACCTACACCTCTCCATGGACTCCTTGAGGATGGTGGCGGGTCCAGcctggaggagcaggaggaggaggagggaagagatgggaaaggaaggaaggagggaaggagggaagggaaggcgagagaaaggaaagaaagggaaggaagttattaagagagaaaaaagaaggaagtaggaggaggaggagaaataaaagaaaagaaggaaaaactatTAGATGAGGTctttttacaacaacaacaacaacagcaacaacaacaatacccctctctctctctctctctctctctctctctctctctctctcactcaccgtAGTATCATGAGTAAGAGTAAGGGAGAACAGCTCAGGGTAGCGGTGGGTGCAGGCTGCCAGGGTCCCCTCCAGATCCACCCTCTCACCTGTCACGGCCCCTTCCAGTCCCTTGCTCAGCTCCCACGCCACACctgcaggttaggttaggctaggtgaAGAGGTAAGAGggcgggtgagtgagtgggtgagtggagggGGTTCTGGGAGGTAGTTTGGGGGTAGGGGTGAGTGGGTAaatggttagttaggttaggttaggttaggttaggttaggttaggttagatagatagatggataggttaggttaggttagataaatagatgtttagatggatagatgggtaCGTAGAcagatataaatagatagacataaaTAAcctctactcactctctctctctctctctctctctctctctctctctctctctctctctctctctcaccaatcaGCTTGTGGTAGTCATCCTGCAGAAGCTGAAGTCTTCTCCTGAGGGCGCGGTGTGTCCTGAGGGCGGAGGCAGGTGTCTCTCGCCCCGCCACGGCTGCCACCTGCCCCACGCTGCCGggacaaacacaacacactgatTGCGTCATCGCCCACGTGACTTTGTTTatgtttgggtggtggtggtggtggtggtggtggtggtggtggtggcgatgttattgttgttgttgttattattattattattattattattattattattattattattattgttgttgttgttgttgttgttttctttttattattattatcattattattatttacttgaagtagtagtagtagtagtagtagtagtagtagtagtagtagtagtagtagtagtagtagtagtagtagtagtacatgtagtagtagtagtagtagtagaagtataatTGCTATtgtcttattgttattactactactactggtactactactactactactactactactacttttaacacAACTACAATTAATTTTCCTTGTataccaactactactactactactactactactactactactactactactactactattactattaccactactactactactactgcttctactactactactattactactactactacgagtacaagagagagagagagagagagagagagagagagagagagagagagagagagagagagagagagagagagagagagagagagagaaacccacctTGAGGGCTGCTTGTGGAGAAGGCCAAAGATGGAGGGGCGGGGAGCAGCTGGGGGGTAGCGCgccaggagggaagaaaggcgtTCTCTAACCTCACTCACCCACGAGTCCTgcggtgttaggttaggtcaggtcaggtcaggttaggttaggttaggttaggttaggtttggtttggtttggttaggttgggggAAGGTAGGGTgagtcagattaggttaggttaggttacgttaggttaggttaggtttggtttagttaggttaggttaggttaggttaggttatgttaggttaggtttggtttagttaggtcaggttaggtttggtttggttaggttaggttaaggtagtttaagttaggttaggttacgttaggttaggttaggttaggttaggttaagttaggttgggttaggttaggttaggtcaggttacgttacgttaggttgaggtaagttaggttagtttatgaaggaaaagagggagagtgggaaaagagagaggtagggatCGAAAAGTTGCGGGGAtggaaaattgtgtgtgtgtaatctaatctaacctaacctaacctatcctaacctaagcaaacctaacctaacctaacgtaacctaacctaacctaacctagcctaacctaacctaacctaacgtaacctaacctaacctaacccaacctaacgtaacctaacctaacctaacgtaacctaacctaacctaacctaacctaacctaagcaaacctaacctaacctaacctaacgtaacctaacctaacctaacttaacctaacctaacctaacctatgtaacctaacctaacgtaacctaacctaacctaacccaacctaacgtaacctaacctaacctaacctaacctaacctaacctaacctaacctaacctaacctatcctaacctaacctaccctatcctaaccctaacctaaccctaacctaacctaacctaacctaacctaacctaacctagcctatcctaacctaacctaccctaacctaacctaacctaacctaactacctaacctaacctaacctaccctatcctaacctaacctaacctaccctatcctaacctaacctaacctaacctaacctaacctaacctaacctaacctaacctatgtaacctaacctacactcctaacctaacccaacttccCAACACCATCCTAGCCGCCCTCTCatttccccccacctccccctcttcgcAACCCacacccttccccttctcttcccctcacctggaagacgtgagagaaggaagggtgggaggggggatCCAACACGTAGGGCAGAGCGTAGAAGGGCAAGAGGTCCTGCGCCGCCCCTAGACGAGCTGGGCAGGACTCCAGGAACCTTCGGAACACTGCCATGGCTGCGGGGTGGTCCTGGAGAGGAGACCGAGGGGGACACCGAAGAAGAAGGATATTTGAGTGATATAGGATACCAATAGAGGGTTGATAGATATAGGATGTGAAGGATTTGAAGGATGTGGTAGGCTTATACACAAAGGATTTTAGGATGGAAGGATAATCGGATGCTGTAAGGTAGGACAAGTAGCAGGATAAGTAATACTAAGAAGGATATGAAGGATTTAAAGGATACGTGTGTTAGGAGTCTAATTAACACGAAGGATCTTAAGATGGAAGGATATTTGAGCACTGAAGGATACTTGTAAAGGATAACAGTGGGTGATACCTAGTACTATGAATAACTGGAAGGATATATTCTTAGGATTTCCAGGATAATATAGACACAGGGTACTGGGACAATGCAGGATAAGTGTGTAGGTTGAAGTAATAGGATCTCATAGGATACTTAGGTATTTAAGTGTAGGATAATTAGATATGTGAGTGCCCTGAAGGATTTGAAGGATTTTAGGATATAATGCTGTAGGATTACCGAAAGAGGATGTATATGTAGAATTAATACTATGAAGAATATGAAGATTGCATAGATTATATAGATAGAATAACTGATAGGATACATTGACTAAATAGATGCaaagttagatagatagatagatagatagatagatagatagatagatagatagatagacagatagacagaaggacagacaggaaaagaaaaatagaaagaaagagagaaagaaagaaagagagatagattgATTAACGACctcactgaaagagagagagagagagagagagagagagagagagagagagagagagagagagagagagagagagagagagagagagagagagagagagagagagaagggttatTCAACACAACCGTCACATTGATTGgctaaaagaggaggaggaggaggaggaggaggaggaggaggaggaggaggaggaggaggagaaaacaaaagaaaaaaatacacaaaacaacataaaaggaaaagaggaaaaagaagaagaagaagaagaagaagaagaagagaaaaaacacaaaaaaaaaaaaaaaaagaaacaggaaaaaaagaagaggaagaggaagagggcggGCCCCTCCCTAACCCACCCCACCCCCTCACCTCCACATGGCCGTGTCTGAGAGGCAGGCTGGCGAAGTAGACATGTAGGTGAAATTCGAGAGTGAGCGTGTCCAGGGCTTGACTAGAGGCGCCCCCCCCACCTGTCCTGCGCCGCCCGCCACAcctggggaggagagaggaggaggaggaggaggagatggtggtggtggaggacaaggagggtaaatataagaaggaagagaggaaggaagagaaattagaggaggaggaggaggaggaggaggaggaggaggaggaggaggaggaggagcagtaagtggtcgaagagaggaagaaagaagaggttaaacagaagaaaaagaccgaaatgaatgaaaacaagaaggaggagaaagatgagaaggaggaagaggaggaggaaaaggaggtggaaaaagaagaagaagaagaagaagaggaaggattagAATAATTTATAATGTGTTAATCTATTGAagtattaagtctctctctctctctctctctctctctctctctctctctctctctctctctctctctctctctctctctctctctctctctctctctctctctctctctctcacctggaagAATTTTGCTCCCTGTCCGTGGTCGTAGTAAGAGAGGAGGTCGTctgatatactactactactactactacta carries:
- the LOC135096058 gene encoding lisH domain-containing protein ARMC9-like isoform X3; this translates as MAVFRRFLESCPARLGAAQDLLPFYALPYVLDPPSHPSFSHVFQDSWVSEVRERLSSLLARYPPAAPRPSIFGLLHKQPSSVGQVAAVAGRETPASALRTHRALRRRLQLLQDDYHKLIGVAWELSKGLEGAVTGERVDLEGTLAACTHRYPELFSLTLTHDTTAGPATILKESMERCRSRPSLNAPLPALDFGRVRIDLGGAPETHVLLLLQALRQRITRVTSGSVRQAVVTAFVRGDVVGLRGGYRSWARLAGALSSPQPRVLGQAVARLVNALTAFSAGRAYLATEEVCGVLLAALKGEPLDPTTGDMTLAALQKLSIRPEVQEWLVAGGAVEWLACTLQAGHTLPTYTQEYAAALLMNLTLRSAGRERCLPLSPTLLPALTRLLPALPAHVVPYITGALFSLLSHPDLRQHALDTHLDDALEHLAKEDPEWLEEELEAGDPVKAPPHAPVGEELLAWRYTLHPGETDDEDRKKENFPPTRSAPAPHMEPRPHTPTLRRPHSDNLVIRTPRLQKEPQAEAGWDYPADDDDTFRRRVAAATAVGGGGGGGGGGGSWCERRVKEWSSPPPPLVPPTQDPRNFEHVTTPASESEAVGRIISVPPEAPPAPLHLPQDPPQALEEGSHQVLFRASRDLADDVIEGAPPLPPPPRPTLATTSTGREEGRGGGGEGEGRWGGGVEGEERLRRGSISPHAAAGGGDEGGDAPHSCA
- the LOC135096058 gene encoding lisH domain-containing protein ARMC9-like isoform X1 produces the protein MAVFRRFLESCPARLGAAQDLLPFYALPYVLDPPSHPSFSHVFQDSWVSEVRERLSSLLARYPPAAPRPSIFGLLHKQPSSVGQVAAVAGRETPASALRTHRALRRRLQLLQDDYHKLIGVAWELSKGLEGAVTGERVDLEGTLAACTHRYPELFSLTLTHDTTAGPATILKESMERCRSRPSLNAPLPALDFGRVRIDLGGAPETHVLLLLQALRQRITRVTSGSVRQAVVTAFVRGDVVGLRGGYRSWARLAGALSSPQPRVLGQAVARLVNALTAFSAGRAYLATEEVCGVLLAALKGEPLDPTTGDMTLAALQKLSIRPEVQEWLVAGGAVEWLACTLQAGHTLPTYTQEYAAALLMNLTLRSAGRERCLPLSPTLLPALTRLLPALPAHVVPYITGALFSLLSHPDLRQHALDTHLDDALEHLAKVSDTDQRKQLEYIVDQLRRDPAPSPPPSPNQTQDVEEDPEWLEEELEAGDPVKAPPHAPVGEELLAWRYTLHPGETDDEDRKKENFPPTRSAPAPHMEPRPHTPTLRRPHSDNLVIRTPRLQKEPQAEAGWDYPADDDDTFRRRVAAATAVGGGGGGGGGGGSWCERRVKEWSSPPPPLVPPTQDPRNFEHVTTPASESEAVGRIISVPPEAPPAPLHLPQDPPQALEEGSHQVLFRASRDLADDVIEGAPPLPPPPRPTLATTSTGREEGRGGGGEGEGRWGGGVEGEERLRRGSISPHAAAGGGDEGGDAPHSCA
- the LOC135096058 gene encoding lisH domain-containing protein ARMC9-like isoform X2 — its product is MAVFRRFLESCPARLGAAQDLLPFYALPYVLDPPSHPSFSHVFQDSWVSEVRERLSSLLARYPPAAPRPSIFGLLHKQPSSVGQVAAVAGRETPASALRTHRALRRRLQLLQDDYHKLIGVAWELSKGLEGAVTGERVDLEGTLAACTHRYPELFSLTLTHDTTAGPATILKESMERCRSRPSLNAPLPALDFGRVRIDLGGAPETHVLLLLQALRQRITRVTSGSVRQAVVTAFVRGDVVGLRGGYRSWARLAGALSSPQPRVLGQAVARLVNALTAFSAGRAYLATEEVCGVLLAALKGEPLDPTTGDMTLAALQKLSIRPEVQEWLVAGGAVEWLACTLQAGHTLPTYTQEYAAALLMNLTLRSAGRERCLPLSPTLLPALTRLLPALPAHVVPYITGALFSLLSHPDLRQHALDTHLDDALEHLAKVSDTDQRKQLEYIVDQLRRDPAPSPPPSPNQTQDVEEDPEWLEEELEAGDPVKAPPHAPVGEELLAWRYTLHPGETDDEDRKKENFPPTRSAPAPHMEPRPHTPTLRRPHSDNLVIRTPRLQKEPQAEAGWDYPADDDDTFRRRVAAATAVGGGGGGGGGGGSWCERRVKEWSSPPPPLVPPTQDPRNFEHVTTPASESEAVGRIISVPPEAPPAPLHLPQDPPQALEEGSHQVLFRASRDLADDVIEGAPPLPPPPRPTLATTSTGREEGRGGGGEGEGRWGGGVEGEESTAHGG